One Chromobacterium paludis genomic window carries:
- a CDS encoding TRAP transporter large permease codes for MSVLIIFGLLVILMLTGMPISIALGLTVLSYLFGMTDIPVESVALKLFTGIEKFEIMAIPFFILAGNFLTHGGVARRMINFATSLVGHWYGGLGLAGVLACALFAAVSGSSPACVVAIGSILLPAMVKQGFPKQFGAGVITTSGALGILIPPSIAMVMYSVATNTSVGQLFIAGVVPGLMLASLLGLTTWYRARKHDYPRLPKASFAQRMKALRESIWGLLLIVLVIGGIYSGIFTPTEAAAMSAVYAFIVAVFVYKDLTLKQVPKVLLDSASMSAMLLYIITNAVLFSFLMTSENVPQMMAGWLIDAGLGPIAFLLMVNVLLLLAGNVMEPSSIILIMAPILFPVAQQLGIDPIHFGILITVNMEVGMCHPPVGLNLYVASGITKMGITELTVAVWPWLLTMLAFLLAVTYIPAISLWLPRTLGMMN; via the coding sequence ATGAGCGTGCTCATCATTTTCGGCCTGCTGGTCATCCTGATGCTGACCGGCATGCCCATCTCCATCGCCCTGGGCCTGACCGTGCTGAGCTATTTGTTCGGCATGACCGATATTCCGGTCGAATCGGTGGCGCTGAAGCTGTTCACAGGCATCGAGAAGTTCGAGATCATGGCCATCCCCTTCTTCATCCTGGCCGGCAATTTCCTGACCCACGGCGGCGTGGCGCGGCGCATGATCAATTTCGCCACCAGCCTGGTCGGGCACTGGTACGGCGGCCTGGGCCTGGCCGGCGTGCTGGCCTGCGCGCTGTTCGCGGCGGTATCCGGCTCCAGCCCGGCCTGCGTGGTGGCCATCGGCTCCATCCTGTTGCCGGCCATGGTGAAGCAGGGCTTTCCCAAGCAGTTCGGCGCCGGCGTGATCACCACTTCGGGCGCGCTGGGCATCCTGATCCCGCCCTCCATCGCCATGGTGATGTATTCGGTGGCCACCAACACCTCGGTGGGCCAGCTGTTCATCGCCGGCGTGGTGCCGGGCCTGATGCTGGCCAGCCTGCTGGGGCTGACCACCTGGTACCGCGCCCGCAAGCATGACTACCCGCGCCTGCCCAAGGCCAGTTTCGCCCAGCGCATGAAGGCGCTGCGCGAGAGCATCTGGGGCCTGCTGCTGATCGTGCTGGTGATAGGCGGCATCTACAGCGGCATCTTCACCCCGACCGAGGCCGCGGCCATGTCCGCCGTCTACGCCTTCATCGTCGCCGTTTTCGTCTACAAGGATCTGACGCTGAAGCAGGTGCCCAAGGTGTTGCTGGATTCGGCCAGCATGTCGGCGATGCTGCTCTACATCATCACCAACGCCGTGCTGTTCTCCTTCCTGATGACCTCGGAAAACGTGCCGCAGATGATGGCGGGCTGGCTGATCGACGCCGGCCTGGGTCCGATCGCCTTCCTGCTGATGGTGAACGTCCTGCTGTTGCTGGCCGGCAATGTGATGGAGCCGTCTTCCATCATCCTGATCATGGCGCCCATCCTGTTCCCGGTCGCCCAGCAGCTAGGCATCGACCCCATCCACTTCGGCATCCTGATCACGGTGAACATGGAGGTGGGCATGTGCCATCCGCCGGTCGGATTGAACCTTTACGTCGCTTCGGGGATCACCAAGATGGGCATCACCGAACTGACCGTGGCGGTCTGGCCCTGGCTGCTGACCATGCTGGCCTTCCTGCTGGCCGTGACCTACATCCCGGCGATCTCGCTGTGGCTGCCGCGCACGCTGGGCATGATGAATTAA
- a CDS encoding TRAP transporter substrate-binding protein yields MKLKHIALAFCASLTLSGFAQAAGPIIIKFSHVVAPNTPKGKAAEYFKKLAEQRTHGRVKVEVYPNSQLYKDKEELEALQLGAVQMLAPSLAKFGPLGVKEFEVFDLPYVFDNYDEVNKVMHGPIGKQLLGKLESKGIKGLAYWDNGFKNFSSNKPIHTPADLKGMKIRIQSSKVLEEEMRTLGALPQVMAFSEVYQALQTGVVDGTELEASNLYTSKAYEVQKNLTLTQHGFLGYALIVNKKFWDGLPSDIRGELDSAVADASTYANQIAKEENDKALAAIKASGKTQVYVPTPQERQAFKKAMLPVHQKMASRIGPDLLKAIYKETGFNPAQ; encoded by the coding sequence ATGAAACTGAAGCACATCGCCCTGGCCTTCTGCGCCAGCCTCACCCTGTCCGGCTTCGCCCAGGCCGCCGGCCCCATCATCATCAAGTTCAGCCACGTGGTGGCGCCCAACACGCCCAAGGGCAAGGCCGCCGAGTATTTCAAAAAGCTGGCGGAGCAGCGCACCCACGGCCGCGTCAAGGTAGAGGTCTATCCCAACAGCCAGCTGTACAAGGACAAAGAAGAGCTGGAGGCGCTGCAGCTGGGCGCGGTGCAGATGCTGGCCCCCAGCCTGGCCAAGTTCGGCCCGCTGGGCGTGAAGGAATTCGAAGTCTTCGACCTGCCTTATGTGTTCGACAACTACGACGAAGTCAACAAGGTGATGCACGGCCCCATCGGCAAGCAGCTGCTGGGCAAGCTGGAGTCCAAGGGCATCAAGGGCCTGGCCTACTGGGACAACGGCTTCAAGAACTTCTCGTCCAACAAGCCCATCCACACTCCGGCTGACCTCAAGGGCATGAAGATCCGCATCCAGTCGTCCAAGGTGCTGGAGGAAGAAATGCGCACCCTGGGCGCGCTGCCGCAGGTGATGGCCTTCTCCGAGGTCTACCAGGCGCTGCAGACCGGCGTGGTGGACGGCACCGAGCTGGAGGCGTCCAACCTCTACACCAGCAAAGCCTACGAGGTGCAGAAGAACCTGACGCTGACCCAGCACGGTTTCCTGGGCTACGCGCTGATCGTCAACAAGAAGTTCTGGGACGGCCTGCCGTCCGACATCCGCGGCGAGCTGGACAGCGCCGTGGCCGACGCCTCCACCTACGCCAACCAGATCGCCAAGGAAGAAAACGACAAGGCGCTGGCCGCGATCAAGGCTTCCGGCAAGACCCAGGTTTACGTGCCGACGCCGCAGGAGCGCCAGGCCTTCAAGAAAGCCATGCTGCCGGTGCATCAGAAGATGGCCTCCCGCATCGGTCCGGACCTGCTGAAAGCCATTTACAAGGAAACCGGCTTCAACCCCGCCCAGTAA
- a CDS encoding HTH domain-containing protein, with product MANRSYTQWTLKVLFGNSGNQCAHPDCTHPVISPGSEKSDAAVLAQICHIYAASDNGPRGKPDLPDEERNSPDNLILLCGFHHPMVDTQYQDYPAELLKQWKRDHEAKFQSDTAEGIQRQKQAQQFAFTVRLTDQEIEAEVRRIRQARHLAGYPSTDKVLALSTNVENSEFAGGSKSVRAQALAWCARMLSRDENLDRAKELLAKSRSLGGAPETNIANAFILAAESGSSMPALQLLSPIGTPESRSAMLRIVTNDKGPENALIWAKSAGLDFSAFDSDGKLNFIMNEEFAGRWLDAYAHVQLLTQTDFEETPVLNFPAAHAHLAHVVPEELRMQVLYLPFDAVRFPMADDQQALRDRKRSIALYEKQATIAEEFGVIEAARLCSKMALWIRLRDSELNNGALEVLRMNMRNDTLMLSYFPLAVQFGLKVDLVAVERRINEQVALTGKGTADTAMARLTLAMEKETSAAAFEYIAAHRDQLTEFLERSRLLAIEIELLCHSRQIETAKATLGQATSSEIGEREYERLQRMIAEAEGADPAAERRKLYEKTGELRDLVNLVNFLEQEKAWQELCPLIEVLFDQTHSIEDAFRATRAFNGASENKRALQFLQRIPDIVAQESELQSLLAWALFRDGQLREASVILAPLRAKRDHANDRALFVNLAIALGQWDTLVGYTTCEWEQRDQRTAEELLRAGQLAQAVNAPHARELIVAATEASHDDPHILASAYFHATSAGWEGDSEVRDWLLRASEKSGDQGPLKSITMKELFELRPNWDRRQDQTYTALNAGQITISGAAYVLNQSIIKNCLLAPAINLQESDARRWSLVYAFSGARPSRVQVELRRVALDLTAICTFAQLGLLPTLITHFERVLVPDQLLVWLFHERQRVAFHQPSQVKDAQFLKRLLAAGSLEIFAQQKQANASLAQEVGFDLASMLEAAVQSSNCTYVVRSSPVHRLGSVMEEEANLTAYEACLCSCQAVVEALRLRGMITATEEQRACSYLKLHEERWPNEPRIRDGATLYLDNLSTTYLRTTGILGKLRGAGFTVYITKSQDDQDNQLLAYESFASEQLATIEYIRTVLAPALADGRIETIGSPDHDSEEAQLQAQLNFLATDKPIDAFVVDDRFVNRHIQMTRGDQQTPILTSLDIIEYLVASGGLSVEDGREHRTTLRRSGYTFVPVLEDELTYHLLHAPLDNGSMVETAELRAIREASQRLRLARVLQVPHELAWLNQYTLALLHAVRTIWDTESDSKAAEARCEWLLGQLDIRGWASIVERGAATQFSVTSYAEILHALCYAPKFSLGRKNDLYHSWIDERILQEIKEMEPEIFYQLIASAAELFGKAVKAGWKEDE from the coding sequence ATGGCAAATCGTTCATACACACAGTGGACCCTCAAGGTCTTGTTCGGCAACAGTGGCAATCAATGTGCTCACCCCGATTGCACTCATCCCGTCATTTCCCCCGGTTCGGAAAAATCCGACGCCGCCGTATTGGCCCAAATCTGCCATATCTACGCCGCTTCTGATAACGGGCCAAGAGGAAAGCCAGACCTCCCTGATGAAGAACGGAACAGCCCCGATAATTTGATCCTCTTGTGCGGTTTCCATCATCCGATGGTGGATACCCAATACCAGGACTACCCCGCAGAACTTTTAAAGCAGTGGAAGCGGGATCATGAAGCAAAATTCCAATCGGACACCGCCGAGGGCATTCAACGCCAAAAGCAGGCCCAACAATTTGCCTTCACGGTTAGACTGACGGATCAGGAGATCGAAGCGGAAGTGCGTCGTATCCGGCAGGCTCGCCATCTAGCAGGATATCCCAGCACCGATAAGGTGCTCGCTTTGTCGACCAATGTCGAAAACAGTGAATTTGCAGGTGGTTCCAAATCCGTAAGGGCCCAAGCTCTAGCCTGGTGCGCCAGGATGCTTTCGCGAGATGAGAATCTAGACCGTGCAAAAGAATTGCTGGCGAAATCGCGCAGCCTTGGAGGGGCTCCAGAAACTAACATAGCTAATGCTTTCATCTTGGCGGCCGAGTCTGGGTCGAGCATGCCAGCGCTACAACTGCTCTCGCCGATTGGAACTCCTGAATCGCGATCCGCCATGCTGCGAATCGTCACTAATGACAAAGGCCCTGAAAATGCTCTGATTTGGGCGAAAAGCGCCGGCTTGGATTTCAGTGCGTTTGATAGCGACGGCAAGCTGAACTTCATCATGAATGAAGAGTTCGCTGGACGCTGGTTAGATGCATACGCACATGTTCAACTGCTGACCCAAACGGACTTTGAAGAAACGCCGGTTCTGAACTTTCCAGCAGCTCATGCGCATCTTGCCCACGTCGTTCCTGAGGAACTTCGGATGCAGGTGCTATATCTGCCGTTCGACGCCGTGCGCTTCCCCATGGCGGACGATCAACAAGCTCTGCGGGACAGGAAGCGGAGCATTGCGCTCTATGAAAAGCAAGCAACTATTGCCGAGGAGTTCGGAGTTATCGAGGCCGCGCGGCTGTGTTCCAAAATGGCCTTGTGGATTCGCCTCCGGGATTCCGAGCTGAATAACGGAGCATTAGAAGTTCTGCGCATGAACATGCGTAACGACACGCTGATGCTCAGTTACTTTCCTCTGGCCGTGCAATTCGGTCTCAAGGTCGACCTCGTTGCCGTAGAGCGTCGCATCAACGAACAGGTTGCACTGACCGGCAAAGGCACGGCCGATACAGCCATGGCCCGCCTCACACTGGCAATGGAGAAAGAAACATCTGCGGCAGCATTCGAATACATCGCCGCACACCGGGACCAGTTGACCGAGTTTTTGGAACGCTCGCGACTTCTTGCTATTGAAATCGAGCTACTGTGCCATTCCCGGCAGATCGAGACGGCAAAAGCGACTCTTGGCCAAGCAACGTCGTCTGAAATCGGCGAGCGTGAGTATGAGCGCTTACAACGCATGATTGCTGAGGCAGAAGGCGCTGACCCAGCCGCCGAACGCCGGAAGCTCTACGAAAAAACTGGCGAATTGCGCGATCTCGTGAACCTAGTCAACTTTCTCGAGCAGGAGAAGGCGTGGCAGGAGCTCTGCCCACTGATTGAAGTGCTGTTCGATCAGACGCACTCGATCGAAGATGCATTTCGTGCGACTCGCGCATTCAACGGCGCTAGTGAAAACAAACGTGCTCTGCAGTTTTTACAACGAATTCCCGACATTGTGGCTCAGGAGAGCGAGCTGCAATCCCTACTTGCATGGGCGCTTTTTCGAGATGGACAACTCAGAGAAGCGTCAGTGATCCTGGCACCATTGCGGGCCAAGCGAGATCACGCCAATGATCGTGCATTGTTCGTCAACCTGGCCATTGCCTTGGGACAGTGGGACACACTGGTTGGGTATACGACTTGCGAATGGGAACAGAGAGATCAACGCACCGCAGAGGAATTACTTCGTGCAGGGCAATTGGCCCAGGCCGTCAATGCACCGCATGCAAGGGAGCTGATTGTAGCGGCAACTGAAGCCTCCCATGATGACCCCCACATCCTGGCGTCGGCGTACTTTCATGCTACGAGTGCCGGATGGGAGGGCGATTCGGAGGTTAGGGACTGGCTGCTGCGAGCCTCAGAAAAGTCAGGCGACCAAGGCCCACTCAAATCGATCACAATGAAAGAGCTTTTTGAGCTCCGACCCAATTGGGATCGTCGCCAGGACCAAACCTATACAGCCTTGAACGCTGGCCAAATTACCATCTCCGGCGCGGCCTATGTGCTGAACCAGTCAATAATCAAAAACTGCTTGTTGGCCCCTGCGATCAATCTGCAGGAGTCCGATGCACGGCGGTGGAGCCTTGTGTACGCATTCAGCGGTGCACGCCCGTCGAGGGTCCAAGTAGAGCTGAGACGCGTGGCTCTCGATCTTACGGCGATTTGCACCTTCGCGCAGCTTGGCCTTCTACCTACTCTCATTACTCACTTCGAACGCGTACTTGTTCCAGACCAGTTGCTGGTATGGCTGTTTCACGAGCGACAGCGTGTCGCGTTTCATCAGCCTAGCCAAGTCAAGGATGCGCAATTCCTCAAGCGTTTGCTTGCGGCCGGTTCCCTTGAAATCTTCGCCCAGCAAAAGCAGGCCAACGCGAGCCTCGCACAAGAGGTTGGGTTTGACCTTGCGTCCATGTTGGAAGCCGCAGTTCAATCTTCAAACTGTACCTATGTCGTCCGCTCCTCACCGGTTCATCGTCTTGGCAGCGTTATGGAAGAGGAGGCTAACCTCACTGCGTATGAAGCATGCTTATGCAGCTGCCAGGCAGTGGTCGAGGCCTTGCGCCTAAGGGGAATGATCACGGCAACCGAGGAGCAACGTGCCTGTTCTTATCTCAAGCTCCATGAGGAACGTTGGCCTAATGAGCCACGCATCCGTGATGGGGCGACCCTTTATCTGGACAATCTCTCCACCACCTACCTGCGCACAACGGGTATTCTCGGGAAGTTGAGGGGTGCTGGCTTCACGGTCTACATCACGAAGTCGCAGGATGATCAAGATAACCAACTTCTTGCTTACGAGAGCTTCGCTAGCGAGCAACTGGCTACCATCGAATACATCCGGACGGTGCTGGCCCCAGCCCTGGCCGATGGGCGGATTGAGACAATAGGGTCGCCCGATCACGATAGCGAAGAGGCGCAGCTACAAGCCCAACTGAACTTTTTGGCTACGGACAAACCGATTGATGCCTTCGTCGTCGATGACCGCTTCGTCAATCGCCACATCCAAATGACCCGCGGCGACCAGCAAACGCCGATCCTGACCAGCCTGGACATAATTGAATACTTGGTCGCTTCCGGTGGCCTTAGCGTCGAGGACGGACGAGAGCACCGGACTACCCTGAGACGATCTGGATACACGTTCGTGCCAGTGCTGGAGGATGAATTGACATATCACCTGCTGCATGCACCACTCGACAACGGATCAATGGTCGAAACCGCCGAGCTTCGAGCGATACGAGAAGCCTCCCAGCGGCTGCGGTTGGCAAGGGTACTGCAAGTTCCCCATGAGCTCGCCTGGCTCAATCAATACACGCTCGCCCTACTTCATGCGGTTCGTACGATCTGGGACACGGAGAGCGACTCTAAGGCGGCAGAGGCCCGCTGCGAATGGCTACTCGGCCAACTCGATATTCGTGGGTGGGCGTCGATTGTCGAGCGAGGCGCTGCAACACAGTTCTCAGTAACGAGCTACGCAGAAATACTTCATGCCCTCTGCTACGCCCCGAAGTTTTCTCTTGGACGGAAAAACGATCTGTATCACAGCTGGATCGATGAACGCATTCTCCAAGAAATCAAAGAAATGGAGCCGGAGATCTTCTATCAGCTCATCGCATCTGCGGCTGAACTGTTTGGAAAAGCGGTGAAAGCTGGATGGAAGGAGGACGAATGA
- a CDS encoding TRAP transporter small permease, giving the protein MLKVLDHLEEWLIACLMGAATLITFAAVLHRYGSGVPALQPYLAHINMAWAQELTIYLFVWMAKFGAAYGVRTGIHVGVDVLVNRLSDKKRAYLIVVSLLAGALFTGVVGTLGANFVWAIGHTDQTSPDLEAPMWLVYLAVPCGSYLMCFRFLQVLAGFLRTGALPKHDHTHVEGMDDVAQDSNWFAMDDNLHPRDMPGEDRKGSKRQ; this is encoded by the coding sequence ATGCTGAAAGTCCTCGATCATCTCGAGGAGTGGCTGATCGCCTGTCTGATGGGGGCCGCCACCCTGATCACCTTCGCCGCGGTGCTGCACCGCTACGGCTCGGGCGTACCCGCTCTTCAACCCTACCTCGCCCATATCAATATGGCCTGGGCGCAGGAGCTGACCATCTATCTATTTGTCTGGATGGCGAAATTCGGCGCCGCCTACGGCGTGCGCACCGGCATCCACGTCGGCGTCGACGTGCTGGTCAACCGCTTGTCCGACAAGAAGCGCGCCTATCTGATCGTCGTCAGCCTGCTGGCCGGCGCGTTGTTCACCGGCGTGGTCGGCACCCTGGGCGCCAATTTCGTCTGGGCCATCGGCCATACCGATCAGACCTCGCCGGACCTGGAGGCGCCGATGTGGCTGGTCTACCTGGCCGTGCCCTGCGGCTCTTACCTGATGTGCTTCCGCTTCCTGCAGGTGCTGGCGGGCTTCCTCCGCACCGGCGCGCTGCCCAAGCATGACCACACCCACGTGGAGGGCATGGACGACGTCGCCCAAGACAGCAACTGGTTCGCCATGGACGACAATCTGCACCCGCGCGATATGCCGGGTGAGGACCGCAAAGGGAGCAAACGGCAATGA
- a CDS encoding sensor histidine kinase, with protein MSSSASGARRAPRMLWPGVSIALIALLLALCSLSYLVYRDWRDEQQDNLIQEVLWLEQSLRMHLEGHQEWADALGRDIAAGKVSSERFSQLAAFYQRENPELLSFERVGVDHRVEWDSHGVRRDGRQLNSAEYDALWRAGRLLRPSYGAPYQGAAGKYRFDLAVPIVRDGRVLGGLRISYQLDALLYHQVPWWIASKNYISIVDLDGKILAQKFDAAEQPGTITHQTSFDPPGFGLYLRAVSYRSGLGLTLPVLTGVIALLLLTLLYAVWRIRRHVRERAQAEQRLAQEVSLRQAIEDSMHSGLVAIGLEGEIVRVNRAFCDMLGFTQEELVGSLPPHPFWPASQHGPLAEAMEAVRDNLQPEQGFELTLRRKHGGTLVVRLFATPLVGEDGSQHGWIASLFDITERQRQRTALDAAHRRFLTVLNGLAAGVCVVDEGSGQLLYANPGFAEMWLVGDADAPCCVLLPGLMAGGRGEEYAQEFIVAHEHRYLLIRRRRIEWVSGESAWLAIVSDVTTERDREEREQAQQERFQNTARLIAMGEMASTLAHELNQPLTAINTYAAGVGRRLPENLALPPGVREAIHAIAEQARRAAQIVSSIRAFVKKHEPQLERVEPARVVQRALGLAEPLAAKHGVSLQLAPDRRPCQVDMDPVLIEQVLLNLMKNAIEALVEAGTARPGVELHTCVADGKWRVEVVDNGPGLAAGMQDNLFTPFYSTKPEGMGIGLNICRSIVEFHRGEFGAVSSQEGGCVFWFSLPLAGGGQS; from the coding sequence ATGTCTTCTTCCGCCTCTGGCGCGCGCCGCGCGCCGCGCATGCTGTGGCCCGGCGTCAGCATCGCGCTGATCGCCCTGCTGCTGGCCCTGTGCAGCCTCAGCTACCTGGTGTACCGCGACTGGCGCGACGAGCAGCAGGACAATCTGATCCAGGAAGTGTTGTGGCTGGAGCAGTCCTTGCGCATGCACCTGGAGGGGCATCAGGAGTGGGCGGACGCGCTGGGGCGTGATATCGCCGCCGGCAAGGTCAGCAGCGAGCGCTTCAGCCAGCTGGCGGCGTTTTACCAGCGCGAAAACCCGGAATTGCTGAGTTTTGAGCGGGTGGGCGTCGATCATCGCGTGGAGTGGGATTCCCACGGCGTGCGCCGCGACGGCCGCCAGCTGAATTCCGCCGAATACGACGCGCTGTGGCGGGCCGGGCGCCTGTTGCGGCCCAGCTATGGCGCGCCCTACCAGGGGGCGGCCGGCAAGTACCGCTTCGACCTGGCCGTGCCCATCGTGCGCGATGGCCGCGTGCTGGGCGGGCTGCGCATCTCTTACCAGCTGGACGCCTTGCTGTATCACCAGGTGCCGTGGTGGATCGCCTCCAAGAACTACATCAGCATCGTCGATCTGGACGGCAAAATCCTGGCGCAGAAATTCGACGCCGCCGAGCAGCCGGGAACGATCACCCACCAAACCAGCTTCGACCCGCCCGGCTTCGGCCTTTATCTGCGGGCCGTCAGTTACCGCAGCGGCCTGGGGCTGACCCTCCCGGTGCTGACCGGCGTCATCGCGCTGTTGCTGCTGACGCTGCTGTACGCGGTGTGGCGCATTCGGCGCCATGTGCGGGAGCGCGCGCAGGCGGAGCAGCGGCTGGCGCAGGAGGTGTCGCTGCGGCAGGCGATAGAGGACTCGATGCATAGCGGCCTGGTGGCCATCGGGCTGGAAGGCGAGATCGTGCGCGTCAACCGCGCCTTCTGCGACATGCTGGGCTTCACGCAGGAGGAACTGGTGGGCAGCCTGCCGCCGCACCCGTTCTGGCCCGCCTCGCAGCACGGCCCGCTGGCCGAGGCCATGGAGGCGGTGCGCGACAACCTCCAGCCGGAGCAGGGCTTCGAACTGACGCTGCGGCGCAAGCATGGCGGCACCCTGGTGGTGCGGCTGTTCGCCACGCCGCTGGTGGGGGAAGACGGCAGCCAGCATGGTTGGATCGCCTCCCTGTTCGACATCACCGAGCGCCAGCGCCAGCGCACGGCGCTGGACGCCGCCCATCGCCGCTTTCTCACCGTGCTGAACGGCCTGGCCGCCGGCGTGTGCGTGGTGGACGAAGGCAGCGGGCAGCTGCTGTACGCCAACCCCGGCTTTGCCGAAATGTGGCTGGTGGGCGACGCCGACGCGCCATGCTGCGTGCTGTTGCCGGGCCTGATGGCCGGCGGGCGCGGAGAGGAATACGCCCAGGAATTCATCGTGGCGCATGAGCACCGCTACCTGCTGATCCGCCGCCGCCGCATCGAATGGGTCAGCGGCGAATCCGCTTGGCTGGCCATCGTCAGCGACGTCACCACCGAGCGCGACCGCGAAGAGCGAGAGCAAGCGCAACAGGAGCGTTTCCAGAACACCGCGCGGCTGATCGCCATGGGCGAAATGGCCTCCACCCTGGCGCACGAGCTGAACCAGCCGCTGACCGCCATCAACACCTACGCGGCCGGCGTGGGCCGCCGCCTGCCGGAAAACTTGGCCTTGCCGCCTGGCGTGCGCGAAGCCATCCACGCCATCGCCGAACAGGCGCGGCGCGCGGCGCAGATCGTCAGCAGCATCCGCGCCTTCGTCAAGAAGCACGAGCCGCAGCTGGAGCGGGTGGAGCCGGCGCGCGTGGTGCAACGCGCGCTGGGCCTGGCCGAACCGCTGGCCGCCAAGCACGGCGTCAGCCTGCAACTGGCGCCGGACCGCCGCCCTTGCCAGGTGGACATGGACCCGGTGTTGATCGAGCAAGTGCTGCTGAACCTGATGAAAAACGCCATCGAGGCGTTGGTGGAAGCCGGCACGGCGCGTCCCGGCGTGGAGCTGCATACCTGCGTGGCGGACGGAAAATGGCGGGTGGAAGTCGTGGACAACGGCCCCGGCCTGGCCGCCGGCATGCAGGACAATCTGTTCACGCCGTTCTACTCCACCAAGCCGGAAGGCATGGGCATAGGCCTCAACATCTGCCGCTCCATCGTGGAATTCCACCGCGGCGAGTTCGGCGCCGTCAGTAGCCAGGAAGGCGGCTGCGTATTCTGGTTCAGCCTGCCTTTGGCCGGAGGGGGACAGAGTTAG